The region TACTTCTTTACCGTATTCCTGGAAAGGGATAAGTAGCTACTTATAAACAACTTACTCTTTCCTTCACAATAGAATTTAATTACTTTTCTAATTTTACTCATGTCTGTTATTTTGTTTGCCATAATCCGTATTTTTTTAACGAATGTATGGTGCTAACAACATGAAAAAGTCAGTAGTTTTTAATAATCAATTTACCCCAAAATTAGGTGGTCAATTTGAACTGGAAAGTGGTGGTCAGTTTGCTCCGGAACTGGTGGTCAATTTACACTGGAAAGTGGTGGTCAATTTGACCGGTTTTTCCACATTAAGCAAGAATATAGGTTTAATATCATTTAATACAGGAGAATTATTTGGAGAGTATGGTAAATTCCGTTTTGGTTTCAAAGGAGTTTCATTTGTGACAGGATTAATGGATGGTACAAAAAATGGTTATGTAGTAGCTGATATACTATTAGGTCATCCAATTTATGAGAATGATGTTCGTTTTTTTATAGATAAATTAAATACTATAAAACAATTTGAAAAATCATCGAGGTTAATTCCTTTTCTAATTGTTGATGATGTTGATGGCGAAGCATTAGCTTTATTAAAGAAAAACGGTATTGTCGTTGGTTTTATAAAAGAACTATTTGGAGAAAAATATGCTGAAACTTTAAAAGAATTAGTTAGTATTTTAAATAATGCAGGTGCAAGTTTAAAACAAACTCCAGAAAAATATTTAGATTTAATTAAACAGCTTAAGAAATTTAATGAAGGTCTTGCTAATAATATTAAAGGAACATTATTCGAATTTGTTATAGGACACATTCATTCAACTACATGTCAGTCATTAGATTTAGGTAGAGAAATAGTTGACGAAACGGGTAAACATGAACTTGATGTTATAAGTGTTTATACTGATAAAATTGTAATATCAGAATGCAAAGCAACAAATTCCAAAATAGATTTAAAAGCAATTGAAAAATGGGATGGCAAAAAACTACCTGCTTTTTTCAAATGGATAAAAAGTATAGAAGTTTATAAAGAAAAAGATATTGTATTTGAATATTGGTCAACAAATGGTTTTACCGAAGATGCTTTAATAAGATTGAAACACCTATCTGAAACTTCAAAGCGTTTTAAAGTCTTTTATTATGATGGCGATGATTTAAAAGTAAAAGCAAAACAAATGAAGAATAAAAAACTAAAAGAAGCCGTTGATAATTTTTTCCTTAAAACAATTTAAATGTCTGAAGAATCCATTATATCAATCATCAATATATTAAATAGAAATCCCAATTATAAAAACTGTATCAAACATTTAATAAGTAAAAATGTTGATTTTGCTCATATTTGGATTGAAAACTCAAGACTCAAGCATAGTCCCAAGCCATTTTTTTTAATCAAAAAAGATACTAAGTATGTTGGTGCTGTTTTGGACATGAAAATAGATTTACATTGGGTTATCTTACCAGAACATCGTAAAAATGGCTATTTAACAACTGCTTTAAAAGAAGCTATAATACCATATTTATTTAGTGTTGTCGAAAGAGAAGAATTAAAGATATCAATTAATGGATTAGAAATAGGTAATGAAAACTATGATAATTCTTTGAGTACAGCTTTGAAAGTTGGCTTTAAAAAAGTAGATGATACAACCTATATTTTAGAAGAAAGAGATTTTGATTTTTCAAATGAAGAATTAGATATAAAATATAAGGGTTTAGCAGATGATGAAATAGAAGGTATTTGTAAAGAACTTAATGCAATTGCTAAAAAGGTTAGTATTATTAATTCTAAAATAGAATTATCTATGGGGCAATCTCCTTCTACTTATATGAAACCTTCATTAGATGATATGAGTTATAAGCTGAGTTACTTTACAACTCTAATTGATGATATAAAACACGATTATATTCAAGATAATTAAACTAACTACACTACTTAGACTTAAATAGATATGTTAAATTATAATACTAATGTATTGTTATTGTATTACATTTATATACTTTTGTAGTACTAAAAAAAACAATTATGGCTAAACCAATTAAAGAGACTCCTTTTCTTTATGGTAAAGATGCTACTACTTTCGTTCAAGATAACAAAGAAGTAAAGAAAGCAACTGAAAAAGAAAAAGAGGAAATAAAAGAAGACTACGAAACTTTAATGAGTATCGCAGAATTTGAGTACTAGTAAAGTAAAATTAATCAGGTTACAACCTGATACTGTAATATTGCCGTTTGACTGTGGAGACACAGATTTGAACGGCTTTCTTTTTGATGATGCTAAAAACTATTCGAAAGATTTAATAGCTGTTACTTACATCATACAAAACGAAGAGAAAACACTTGCCTATTTCAATTACCTTAATGATAAAATTTCTCATACTGATTTAGATGGAAATCTTGCAAAGTTTATAGAAAGAATAGGTGTAATGTTACCTAAAGAAAAAGGAGAGCATAAAAGTTATCCAGCAGTAAAGATTGGTAGATTGGCTGTTGATTTAGAGTATCAAAAAGGTGGCGGCTATGGTAAAATGATAATAAATTACACTAAAGGAAATTTTACCAAAAATAATAAAACGGGATGTAAATTTATTACGGTCGATGCTTATAGAAAATCACTTCAGTTTTATGAAAAAATGGGTTTTAAATATCTTTCTGGTAAAGATAAAAAGTCGGATACAAGACTAATGTATTATAATCTAGAAGCGATTACGGATTAAATCACGAGCAATCAAGCGGTCTCTCTACGGTCGTTCCCTTTGTTCCGTTCGGCTGTTCCAGTCGGTCAACCATATATTTCCATAAGAACAATTTCGGTAAATAGGCAATTTATTATTTCAATTCAATATTTAGGTTTCCCTCCGTTCCACAGACACTTTACAGCACAAAAAAATACAGCAGCTTGAAAATAAGCAGCTATATTTTTTGCGCTGTTTCGTTCCTCATCTTCACACGGTCTCTTCCTGCGTTCGGTCGGGCTTATGCATCCACAATACCGCTTCATTTCGTTACACTCCGCAGGCTACGTTTCACTACATTCCAGCCGTATTATGTCTGCCGCCCTATATTTTTTCAGCGGTTGCTCCTTCGCACAGCCATCGGGGTTGGCTCCGTTATCACTTTGCCCTAAATCAAGGATAGCCAAAGGCAGTCTTTTATTGTTTCCCCGCCGTTACACGCTCATAGCTGCTACGTTTCGCTTCGTACCTTCGCTCAACTCTCGCATCTATGGTGGCTGTTCGATTGCCGCAACCCCGCCACTGCGCTCCTCATACATTCCGCTATAATTTCGCTATCGCTACATTTTAGCTCCATTCCTTGCGGTGCTTGGGGGTGTTTGATTGCCGATTTCCATAAGAATAATACCATTCACCTAATAACGACCCTGCAATAAAAATAAATAAATAAAAAGAAAGTAAAGGTCTGCTACGGTTTCAAATAGTAAAGTTCAAGCCCTACGGGTTTTTGAAAAAATCTCCACCCTTATATTTCCAATTCATATTCCGACTTAATATTCACTTTTTAATATGCAAGAACAGTTGGGTAGTATTTTTTCAAAAAAACTTGACTTCATTTGAAACCTTCGCCGATAGGACGACTTTCTTTTTTTTCTTTTTTTCTTTTGAAAATAATAAGAAGGTAGGAGTGGATTGAAAATAAAAAAAGCCTAATCTTTCGAAAAGGCTTTGCTTAGCTAAAATAATAAATGAAGTGTGTTAAAGCCCGCTCACTTGAACTAAAGCCAACGGATTATAGGCGCCGTTTTTCAACGGATACATTTGTCCATTCACCTCTTGAAAATACTCAACCCCAACTGCCAAAAACAGCGGACTTACACTGTTTGGAGTAACCAAATTAGAGTGGTTAATAGCCGCTGTTGGAGTCATGTCCCAAGGTAAAATTGCAGTTTCCGAACTCCCAACAACAAAAGTATCTGCTTCAAAATTGATTTCAGCTCCCGCCGATATTATTTTAAAATGAGTGGTTCCACCCGGAGCCGCAATCATATTCGCAGGAAGGAATGAATCCAGATCAACTGCAATTGTTCCAGTCGCCCTGTCAATCGTTCTCTCAAAAGGAGCAAATAAACTGGTTCCTAATTTGCCTCTGATGTTAAAATCAAACCCAGTCAACAATTCAGCTTCCCCGTCGATAACGTTTCTTAGACCTCTTTCATTAGTTTGGTCAGCTTGTATCACCTTAACCATTGATTGAGTTAATCTGCTTACCATTCTGCTATCAGATGAATTCATCAATAAAGTTCGTAAAGCTATCCTTAAAGTTTTACCTGCTGTACCAGCTCTTCCAAATTCTGCTCCATTTTCACGAGTTCTTTGAAATGCAGGATCATTTTTAATTCTGTTTGCATCTAGACTGCCTTTTTCACGTGCTAAATGTCCATCTTTTGTTTTGTAAAAAGTAATATCCCCGATAGTACCTTTCAGTTTAATAATACCATTCTGTCTGGCCATGATTTCTAAAATTTAGATTGTTAATTAGTTTTAATTTTTAATCAATGACCCTATGTTTTATAAGTGTATCGCATTGATTTTAAATCAAATTTTATAAATTAAAATAGTATAACAATACAAAGTGTCACAATTAGACACATTAGGCAATAAAGGAACATTTAGCCTCTTAAAATCGATTATAGTATTGTAAATTGGTTAATGTAATAGAAAAAAAATTTTCTATTGAAGATATGAAGTAAAGAATGTTTTTAAGTGTGTTTAAAGTATAACAAAGCCAAGGCAAAGGCATAGATAAAGTATGAAAACCCAAAATAAAAGATTGTGCATTTACCCGAAGGATATAACGCTCATTACAGGCAAGAGTTATAGATATAGCGCTAGATTGTTGCAAAAAATAAGAACTGAGCTAAAAAAGGATAAAAATGAGTTTATAACAGTAGAGGAGTTCTGTCAATATACTAGTTTGAAATTGGAACAAGTAGAACGCTTCATAATTGGATGAATAATAAAAGTATCTGGAATAAGCTTTGGTACGGCAATAGATACTTTTATGAACCGCTTAGAAATAGGCGGTTTT is a window of Flavobacterium acetivorans DNA encoding:
- a CDS encoding GNAT family N-acetyltransferase, whose protein sequence is MSEESIISIINILNRNPNYKNCIKHLISKNVDFAHIWIENSRLKHSPKPFFLIKKDTKYVGAVLDMKIDLHWVILPEHRKNGYLTTALKEAIIPYLFSVVEREELKISINGLEIGNENYDNSLSTALKVGFKKVDDTTYILEERDFDFSNEELDIKYKGLADDEIEGICKELNAIAKKVSIINSKIELSMGQSPSTYMKPSLDDMSYKLSYFTTLIDDIKHDYIQDN
- a CDS encoding GNAT family N-acetyltransferase codes for the protein MSTSKVKLIRLQPDTVILPFDCGDTDLNGFLFDDAKNYSKDLIAVTYIIQNEEKTLAYFNYLNDKISHTDLDGNLAKFIERIGVMLPKEKGEHKSYPAVKIGRLAVDLEYQKGGGYGKMIINYTKGNFTKNNKTGCKFITVDAYRKSLQFYEKMGFKYLSGKDKKSDTRLMYYNLEAITD